GAGGGGTGTGTCTCAGCGCGCTCGATGCATGACGGCGGCTATCCGCCGAGGTAGCGCCGCTCGTAGCGCTTGCCGAGGCCGGTGAGGAATTCGTAGCCGACGGTGCCGGCGCGGGCGGCGACGTCGTCGACCGGCACTTGCTTGCCGAACAGCTCGGCCCAGTCGCCGCGCGTCGCGCCGGGGATGTCGGTGGCGTCGACCGCCATCAGGTCCATCGAGACGCGGCCGAGCAGCGGCGCCGGCCTGCCGCGGATGGCGACGTGGGCGCCGTCGCCGGCGCTGACGCGGTGGTAGCCGTCGGCATAGCCGACGCCGAGCACCGCGATTCTGGTTGGGCGCGTGAGGCGGCGGGTGGCGCCGTAGCCGACCGTCTCGCCGGGCGCCGCCTCGCGCACCATCAGCACGCGCGCCTCCGCTGTGGCGACGACGTTCATTGGCGCCGCGACGTTGGGGCCGGGGCTGGCGCCGTAGAGCGCGATGCCCGGGCGGACGAGATCGAAATGGAAATCGCGGCCGAGGTAGACGCCGGCGGAATTGGCGAGCGACGCCGGGACGGCCGGCATCGCGGCGCGCACCGCGCGGAAGGCATCGAGCTGGCGGCGGTTGAGCGGATGATCGGGCTCCTCGGAGATGACGAGGTGGCTCATCAGCAGCGACGGTTTTGTGCGCGCGATGTCGACGGCGAGCGCCTCGCCCGGCGTGACGCCGAGGCGGTTCATGCCGGTATCGACGTGGAGCGCGGCGCCGATCGGCGCACCGGCCGCCTGCCACTCGGCGACCTCGGGCATCGAGCCGAGGACCGGGCGGAGGTTGTCGGCGACGAGCGCCGCACCTTCGCCGGGCAGGAGGCCGGCGAGGATGTAGATCGTGGCGGCCGGCGCGGCCTTCCGCAGGCGGCGGCCTTCGTCCGCGGTTGCGACAAAGAACGTGCGGCAGCCGGCTTTGGCCAGCGCCGCGCCGGCGAACTCGATGCCCATGCCGTAGGCGTCGGCTTTCACCACCGCCGATGTTTCGGTCGCGACCTTGGCGGCGACGGCGCGCCAGTTGGCGGTGAGCGCGGCGAGGTCGATGGTCAGGCGCGTGGGGGTGGGGGATGCTTCGGTCATTGGTGCGCGAGTGTAGCGGTGCGGAAGCGTGCCCACCACGGCTCCAACGCACTCGTTGTCGTGCCCGCGTAGGCGGGCATCCAGTATCCGCGAGCCGGGCGGCGTTTACTGGGTCCCCGCCTGCGCGGGGACGACATTAGTGTTGCCGCGATCCTTCCACCGCCTTCGCGTAGGCCTCGACGATCTGCGGCCAGCCGGTCCTGGCGCCCATCTCGGCGCGGTAGCCCTGCCAGCCTTCGCCGTGGCGCGGGAAGTCGCGATGCACGACGATGACGTCGGTCGTCTGCGGGTCGACGGCGACGAAGCGCACGTCGATGCGGCTGGCGCTGCTTTCGGTCGGTTCGCGGCGGCCGTCGGGGCCGATCTGCCAGGCGATGACGATCTGCTCCGGCCGGTTGAAGCTGAGCACCATGCCGACCGGGTCGCCCGCCTCGCTGACCGTGCCGTTGAAGCTCGGCTCGATGCTGAGCGCGCCGCCGGCGACGCGGCGCTCGCGCGGCCACCACGCATCGAAGCGATCGACGAAGGCGGCGAAGGCCTGCTCGCGCGGCGCCTTCACCTTGCGGCTCACCACGACGATCTCCGGCGTGCCGCCGGCGGCGGGCGCCTTGTCTTCAGATTTGCCGAACAGCCATTTGAACATGGCGTCTTATTCGCGCGGAATGGCGGAGGGCGCAACCTTAGCCCTGAGAGGAGGTGGAGGGACCGCGGCCCCTCCCCAAACCGCTGCGCGGTTTTGACCCTCCCGCAAGGGGAGGGTTGGGTTCCTGGTCTGACACCGGACTCCGGCCCTCCGGCCGTCGCTTACGCTCCGGCGTTCGTCGCTCGAAACATGCCACCGGCATGTTTCGTTCGCTTCGCGAACCGATCCTCACCCCTCGAACGGCACGGGTAGCGCGTCTTCCGACAAGTTCGAGAAGCGCGTCAGTTCGTCGGTGAATTGCAGGCGGACCGTGCCGGTGGGGCCGTGGCGCTGTTTGCCGATGATGACTTCGGCGAGGCCATGGACCTGGCCCATCTGGTCCTGCCACTGCACGTATTCGACCGTGCCGGGCTTGGGCTCCTTGTTCTTCAGGTAGTACTCCTCGCGGTAGACGAAGAGCACGACGTCGGCGTCCTGCTCGATCGAGCCCGACTCGCGGAGGTCGGAGAGCTGCGGGCGCTTGTCGTCGCGGTTTTCGACCTGACGCGAAAGCTGGGAGAGGGCGAGGATCGGCACGACGAGTTCCTTCGCCAGCGCCTTCAGCGCGTTGGTGATCTCGGTGACTTCCTGAACGCGGTTGTCGCCCTTCTTGGACGAGCCGGAG
The sequence above is drawn from the Bauldia sp. genome and encodes:
- the alr gene encoding alanine racemase, with amino-acid sequence MTEASPTPTRLTIDLAALTANWRAVAAKVATETSAVVKADAYGMGIEFAGAALAKAGCRTFFVATADEGRRLRKAAPAATIYILAGLLPGEGAALVADNLRPVLGSMPEVAEWQAAGAPIGAALHVDTGMNRLGVTPGEALAVDIARTKPSLLMSHLVISEEPDHPLNRRQLDAFRAVRAAMPAVPASLANSAGVYLGRDFHFDLVRPGIALYGASPGPNVAAPMNVVATAEARVLMVREAAPGETVGYGATRRLTRPTRIAVLGVGYADGYHRVSAGDGAHVAIRGRPAPLLGRVSMDLMAVDATDIPGATRGDWAELFGKQVPVDDVAARAGTVGYEFLTGLGKRYERRYLGG
- a CDS encoding SRPBCC domain-containing protein gives rise to the protein MFKWLFGKSEDKAPAAGGTPEIVVVSRKVKAPREQAFAAFVDRFDAWWPRERRVAGGALSIEPSFNGTVSEAGDPVGMVLSFNRPEQIVIAWQIGPDGRREPTESSASRIDVRFVAVDPQTTDVIVVHRDFPRHGEGWQGYRAEMGARTGWPQIVEAYAKAVEGSRQH